From a region of the Myroides sp. JBRI-B21084 genome:
- the porD gene encoding type IX secretion system protein PorD, giving the protein MLNKIVLFFLLLVGSTAVAQELNANVVVNADKIQQSNKQVFSTLQNAMRDFLNNTKFTNNTVKKSELIDCNVLLVVNSYDANTNAFSGTLQVQSSRPVFNSGYGTSIFNFSDKFINFNYLEFEPLVYSENAINSNLVGLLSYYAHVVVGLDADTFSLYGGTTNFQKASNVVAMMQQNDDKGWKMGEQNNRYALINDILANMYAPYREALYNYHINGLDLMATSPDQGKTGIAAAIDALSNIHKSRPNALVTRIFFDAKADEITNVFNAGPTFDTNKLIETLTRINSTNGAKWNRM; this is encoded by the coding sequence ATGCTAAATAAAATTGTATTGTTTTTTTTACTACTTGTGGGCAGCACAGCAGTTGCACAAGAATTAAATGCAAATGTTGTTGTAAATGCAGATAAAATTCAACAATCAAATAAACAGGTGTTTAGTACTTTACAAAATGCCATGCGCGATTTTTTAAACAATACTAAATTTACAAACAATACAGTAAAAAAATCTGAATTAATTGATTGTAATGTGTTGTTAGTTGTAAATTCATACGATGCCAATACAAATGCTTTTTCTGGCACTTTGCAAGTTCAATCATCGCGTCCGGTTTTTAATTCAGGTTATGGAACATCAATATTTAACTTTAGCGATAAGTTTATAAATTTCAATTATTTAGAATTTGAACCGTTAGTTTATTCAGAAAATGCAATCAATTCAAATTTAGTTGGTTTATTAAGCTATTATGCACATGTAGTAGTTGGTTTAGATGCAGATACTTTTTCGTTATACGGCGGAACAACTAACTTTCAAAAAGCGTCAAATGTTGTAGCCATGATGCAACAAAACGATGATAAAGGTTGGAAAATGGGCGAACAAAACAATCGTTACGCTTTAATAAACGATATTTTAGCTAATATGTATGCACCATACCGCGAAGCTTTATACAATTATCATATAAATGGTTTAGATTTAATGGCTACGAGTCCTGATCAAGGTAAAACAGGTATTGCTGCTGCAATTGATGCACTTTCAAACATACATAAAAGTAGACCGAATGCTTTAGTTACAAGAATTTTCTTTGATGCTAAGGCCGATGAAATTACTAATGTTTTTAATGCAGGACCAACTTTTGATACCAACAAACTTATTGAAACTTTAACAAGAATAAATTCTACAAACGGAGCTAAATGGAACCGTATGTAA
- the coaBC gene encoding bifunctional phosphopantothenoylcysteine decarboxylase/phosphopantothenate--cysteine ligase CoaBC, translated as MQNVSGKKIILGISGGIAAYKTASFVRLLIKAGAQVQVIMSPASCAFITPLTLATLSKRPVYTEFEKSFGEWTNHVDLALWADAMIIAPATANTLAKMANGLCDNLLLATYLSAKCPVFFAPAMDLDMFIHPSTKSNIQKLVSYGNIEIETAFGELASGLIGQGRMAEPEFMLNVLNEYFSKNSSNDLKGKQVVITAGPTYEPIDPVRFIGNHSTGKMGFDIANEAANRGANVVLITGPTSLKTNNSQIKVQKILSANDMYQACHDVFESADIVIGAAAIADYRPKTVATQKIKKNDEEFTIVLEKNPDILASLGAIKTHQFLVGFALETENEIEYAKSKLKKKNLDLIVLNSLNDKGAGFGKPTNKVTFIDKDFNIFPQELKSKEDVAKDIIDQILKNYAK; from the coding sequence ATGCAAAACGTAAGCGGTAAAAAAATTATTCTGGGAATTTCAGGTGGTATTGCCGCTTATAAAACGGCAAGTTTTGTTAGATTATTAATAAAAGCAGGTGCGCAGGTTCAAGTAATCATGTCACCTGCTTCTTGTGCTTTTATTACTCCATTAACTTTAGCAACTTTATCTAAACGACCTGTTTATACAGAATTTGAAAAAAGTTTTGGCGAATGGACAAATCATGTTGATTTAGCTTTGTGGGCAGATGCAATGATTATTGCACCAGCAACCGCAAATACTTTAGCAAAAATGGCAAATGGTTTGTGCGATAATTTATTATTGGCTACGTATTTATCAGCCAAATGTCCAGTGTTTTTTGCACCTGCTATGGATTTAGATATGTTTATTCATCCTTCTACTAAATCAAACATTCAAAAATTAGTTAGCTATGGAAATATTGAAATTGAAACCGCCTTTGGCGAATTAGCATCGGGTTTAATAGGGCAGGGTAGAATGGCCGAACCTGAATTTATGTTAAATGTTTTAAATGAATATTTTTCGAAAAATAGTTCTAATGATTTAAAAGGAAAGCAAGTTGTAATTACCGCCGGACCAACTTACGAACCTATTGATCCTGTACGCTTTATAGGTAACCATTCAACTGGGAAAATGGGTTTTGATATTGCAAACGAAGCTGCAAATCGCGGAGCAAATGTAGTGCTAATTACAGGACCAACTTCTTTAAAAACAAATAATTCACAAATAAAGGTTCAAAAAATACTTTCTGCAAATGATATGTATCAGGCATGTCACGATGTTTTTGAAAGTGCAGATATTGTTATTGGGGCGGCTGCTATTGCTGATTACAGACCAAAAACAGTAGCAACCCAAAAAATTAAAAAAAACGATGAAGAATTTACCATTGTTTTAGAAAAAAATCCTGATATTTTAGCATCTTTAGGTGCAATAAAAACGCATCAGTTTTTAGTAGGTTTTGCTTTAGAAACAGAAAATGAAATTGAATATGCTAAATCCAAACTAAAAAAGAAAAATTTAGATTTAATTGTTTTAAATTCGTTAAATGATAAAGGTGCCGGTTTTGGAAAACCAACAAATAAAGTTACCTTTATTGATAAAGATTTTAATATCTTTCCGCAAGAATTAAAATCAAAAGAAGATGTTGCTAAAGATATTATTGACCAAATTTTAAAAAATTATGCTAAATAA
- a CDS encoding DNA-directed RNA polymerase subunit omega, whose translation MDLKKTNAAVNTVTYNKAEIEKPTGNIYEAITIIAKRANQINTEIKKELIDKLDEFATYNDSLDEVFENKEQIEVSKFYEKLPKPHAIAVEEWLKGDLTFKE comes from the coding sequence ATGGATTTAAAGAAAACCAACGCTGCAGTAAATACTGTTACTTACAACAAAGCAGAAATTGAAAAACCAACAGGTAATATTTACGAAGCAATTACAATTATTGCAAAAAGAGCTAACCAAATTAATACTGAAATTAAAAAAGAATTAATTGATAAGTTAGATGAATTTGCTACTTATAACGATAGTTTAGACGAAGTTTTTGAAAATAAAGAGCAAATTGAAGTGTCTAAATTCTACGAAAAATTACCTAAACCACACGCAATTGCTGTTGAAGAATGGTTAAAAGGTGATCTAACTTTTAAAGAGTAA
- a CDS encoding outer membrane protein assembly factor BamD: protein MRKISYLVFTAIVFASCSPLQKALKVEDTAYKNEVADQLYEKGKYKQAIRLYEQIEAKESWAPNFQSMYYKYSKSYYNAKKWEAAQPMLQKFNTIYFNSPNREETMFLEAMASYEMSEVFSLDQHATYEGIKKFETFITAFPESQYKKEANEKMRELNQKIELKAYENARLFNKIGEYTRDYNAAIVALDNFMLDYPGTIYKTDALFYKFDSAYKLALNSVYSKMEDRLRKAINMHDDLISYDPNTKYKEEANQMLTRLKKELQQFSTK, encoded by the coding sequence ATGAGAAAAATTTCGTATTTAGTATTCACAGCAATAGTATTTGCAAGCTGTTCACCGCTACAAAAAGCGTTAAAGGTTGAAGATACTGCTTATAAAAATGAAGTTGCAGACCAACTATACGAAAAAGGGAAATATAAACAAGCTATCCGTTTATATGAACAAATAGAAGCAAAAGAAAGTTGGGCACCCAATTTTCAATCAATGTATTATAAATATAGTAAATCATATTATAATGCAAAAAAATGGGAAGCTGCACAACCCATGCTTCAAAAATTTAATACCATTTATTTTAATAGCCCAAATCGTGAAGAAACGATGTTTTTAGAAGCAATGGCTTCTTATGAAATGTCTGAAGTTTTTTCATTAGATCAACATGCAACATACGAAGGAATTAAAAAATTTGAAACATTTATAACAGCTTTTCCAGAATCGCAATATAAAAAAGAAGCAAATGAAAAAATGCGTGAATTAAATCAAAAAATTGAACTTAAAGCATACGAAAATGCACGTTTGTTCAATAAAATTGGTGAATACACACGCGATTATAACGCTGCTATTGTTGCCTTAGATAACTTTATGTTAGATTATCCTGGAACAATATATAAAACAGATGCCCTTTTTTATAAATTCGATTCAGCTTATAAATTAGCATTAAATAGTGTATATTCTAAAATGGAAGATCGTTTGCGAAAAGCAATTAATATGCACGATGATTTAATATCTTACGACCCAAACACCAAGTATAAAGAAGAAGCAAACCAAATGCTTACTCGTTTAAAAAAAGAATTACAACAATTTTCAACAAAATAA
- a CDS encoding ferritin translates to MLSNELQKALNNQVKIEGDSSQIYLAMASWAENQGFEGIATFMYAQSDEERMHMLKLIKYINQRGGEALIPNVEQPNLDHSSFKTLFNQLFEHEVFVSKSINDLVHISLQERDYATHNFLQWYVAEQIEEESTARTILDKINLIGDDKGGLYLFDNDIKNFPQQNNQPAI, encoded by the coding sequence ATGTTATCTAACGAATTACAAAAAGCATTAAATAATCAGGTAAAAATTGAAGGCGATTCTTCTCAAATATACTTGGCTATGGCATCGTGGGCAGAAAACCAAGGTTTTGAAGGGATTGCTACATTTATGTATGCTCAATCAGACGAAGAACGTATGCATATGTTAAAATTAATAAAATACATTAACCAACGCGGTGGCGAAGCATTAATACCAAATGTAGAACAACCTAATTTAGATCATTCGTCATTTAAAACACTATTTAATCAGTTGTTTGAGCATGAAGTTTTTGTATCAAAAAGTATTAACGACTTAGTACACATATCGTTACAAGAACGTGATTACGCTACACATAACTTTTTACAATGGTATGTTGCTGAACAAATTGAAGAAGAATCAACAGCACGTACTATTTTAGATAAAATAAATTTAATTGGCGATGATAAAGGAGGATTGTATTTATTTGATAACGATATAAAAAACTTTCCACAACAAAATAATCAACCCGCAATATAA
- the dapA gene encoding 4-hydroxy-tetrahydrodipicolinate synthase, which translates to MKSFVGTGVALITPFKKDLSVDVEALQKIVEFNISGGVEYLVVLGTTAETATLTKEEQALVKQTIIDTNNGRLPLVLGVGGNNTMDVVSQLNQDNLKGFDAILSVSPYYNKPTQEGIYQHFKMIAEKSPLPIILYNVPGRTASNMLPTTVARLANEFKNIIGIKEAAGDIVQAMDLIRFTPKDFLVISGDDIITLPMVLAGGAGVISVIGEAFPKEFSEMVRLGLKRNVDEAYEIHYKLTDSISMIFEQGNPAGVKELFKHLNLCENQVRLPLVSVNNDLSTRLADFLKKLN; encoded by the coding sequence ATGAAATCATTTGTTGGCACAGGCGTTGCTTTAATTACCCCTTTTAAAAAAGATTTATCGGTTGATGTAGAGGCATTACAAAAAATTGTTGAGTTTAACATTTCTGGTGGTGTAGAATATTTAGTTGTTTTAGGAACAACCGCAGAAACAGCAACTTTAACAAAAGAAGAACAAGCTTTAGTAAAGCAAACAATTATTGATACCAATAACGGCAGATTACCTTTAGTTTTAGGTGTTGGTGGAAATAATACAATGGATGTAGTTAGCCAATTAAACCAAGATAACTTAAAAGGTTTTGATGCCATTTTATCGGTATCGCCATACTATAACAAACCAACGCAAGAAGGTATTTATCAGCATTTTAAAATGATAGCAGAAAAATCGCCTTTACCAATTATTTTATATAACGTTCCAGGTCGTACAGCAAGTAACATGTTGCCTACAACGGTTGCACGTTTAGCAAACGAATTTAAAAATATTATAGGTATTAAAGAAGCTGCAGGTGATATAGTACAAGCAATGGATTTAATACGTTTTACACCTAAAGACTTTTTAGTTATTTCTGGAGATGATATAATAACATTACCAATGGTATTAGCAGGTGGTGCGGGTGTTATTTCGGTAATCGGTGAAGCTTTTCCTAAAGAATTTTCAGAAATGGTACGTTTAGGTTTAAAAAGAAATGTTGATGAAGCTTATGAAATTCATTACAAATTAACCGATTCTATCAGCATGATTTTTGAACAAGGAAACCCAGCAGGTGTAAAAGAATTATTTAAGCATTTAAACCTATGCGAAAATCAAGTTCGTTTACCATTAGTTTCTGTAAATAATGATTTATCAACTCGTTTAGCCGATTTTTTAAAAAAATTAAACTAA
- a CDS encoding 5'-nucleotidase C-terminal domain-containing protein, which produces MKYINLHKHYFKLFAFVFLAILFTNCNTKKFYKTNYAHSFIHVGSLVVDDALVNSFLTPYRSHIQKDLSKILAYNPQNLDKNDGKWQNKMTNFYADAILETATPVYSKQTGNSIDFCLLNYGGIRSTIAKGNITTRTAFDIMPFENNAVVLKVSGKVVWDLSNFIVKNKVAHPLSGIEIFVDKNSSTITHIKINNILVEKTKEYYLVTNDYLSKGGDNMQFLLNATENHSLNFKLRNMFIDYFTKIDTLNPSVKPRIIFE; this is translated from the coding sequence ATGAAATATATAAACTTACACAAACATTATTTTAAACTGTTTGCTTTTGTTTTTTTAGCAATTTTATTTACTAATTGTAATACCAAAAAATTCTATAAAACAAATTATGCACATTCGTTTATTCATGTTGGTTCTTTAGTTGTAGATGACGCTTTAGTTAATTCTTTTTTAACTCCTTATCGTTCTCATATTCAAAAAGATTTATCTAAAATCCTTGCTTACAATCCTCAAAATTTAGATAAGAATGATGGTAAATGGCAAAATAAAATGACTAATTTTTATGCCGATGCCATTTTAGAAACTGCTACACCTGTTTATTCTAAACAAACAGGAAATTCTATTGATTTTTGTTTATTGAATTACGGCGGAATTAGATCTACTATTGCAAAAGGAAACATTACAACACGTACTGCTTTTGATATTATGCCTTTTGAAAACAATGCGGTTGTTTTAAAAGTTAGTGGTAAGGTTGTTTGGGATTTATCTAATTTTATAGTTAAAAATAAAGTTGCACACCCTTTAAGCGGTATAGAAATATTTGTAGATAAAAACAGCTCAACCATTACCCATATTAAGATTAATAACATTTTGGTTGAAAAAACTAAAGAATACTATTTAGTAACTAACGATTATTTATCCAAAGGTGGTGATAACATGCAATTTTTATTAAATGCAACAGAAAATCATTCCTTAAATTTTAAACTTCGTAATATGTTTATCGATTATTTTACGAAAATCGATACGTTAAATCCATCTGTTAAACCTAGAATAATTTTTGAATAA
- a CDS encoding bifunctional metallophosphatase/5'-nucleotidase yields the protein MKRRDFILKTSATTALTLSGFGLSSFTSGKSKRITILHTNDTHSHLDPFDSSDDKFPNQGGAAKRATIFKKIKSENPNTLIFDAGDMFQGTPYFNYYGGALEIKIMNMLQYDAGTIGNHEFDNGVNNLADQISNAKFDILNANYDFTNTLMNGFTKPYKVFIKDGIKIGVFGLGVKLDGLVNKSEFGETVWNNPIEIAQDITKTLKNDLKCDLIICLSHLGYSYPNNSQMISDLDLAAQTKNIDLIIGGHTHTFLEEPTVVLNSQGNEVIVNQVGCYGVRVGQIDFYFDAFNQKTATSKLIKV from the coding sequence ATGAAACGTCGAGATTTTATTTTAAAAACATCTGCAACTACAGCTTTAACTTTATCTGGGTTTGGTTTAAGTAGTTTTACTTCTGGAAAATCTAAACGAATTACCATTTTACACACCAACGATACTCATAGCCATTTAGATCCTTTTGATAGTTCCGATGACAAATTTCCAAACCAAGGAGGCGCAGCAAAACGAGCTACAATTTTTAAAAAAATAAAATCTGAAAATCCAAATACATTAATATTTGATGCTGGAGATATGTTTCAAGGTACACCCTATTTTAATTATTACGGAGGCGCTTTAGAAATTAAAATTATGAACATGTTACAATACGATGCTGGTACAATTGGTAATCATGAATTTGATAACGGTGTTAATAATTTAGCCGATCAAATTTCAAACGCTAAATTTGATATTCTAAATGCAAATTATGATTTTACAAACACTTTAATGAATGGATTTACAAAACCTTATAAAGTTTTTATAAAAGACGGAATTAAAATTGGCGTGTTTGGTTTAGGTGTTAAATTAGATGGTTTAGTAAATAAAAGCGAATTCGGCGAAACTGTTTGGAACAACCCAATTGAAATTGCCCAAGATATTACGAAAACTTTAAAAAATGATTTAAAGTGCGATTTAATTATTTGTTTATCGCATTTAGGTTACAGTTATCCTAATAATTCACAAATGATTTCGGACTTAGACTTAGCTGCTCAAACAAAAAATATTGACCTGATAATTGGTGGACACACGCATACTTTTTTAGAAGAACCTACTGTTGTTTTAAATAGTCAAGGTAACGAAGTTATAGTAAACCAAGTGGGATGTTATGGGGTAAGAGTTGGCCAAATTGACTTTTATTTTGATGCTTTTAATCAAAAAACAGCAACTTCAAAACTTATAAAAGTGTAA
- the ligA gene encoding NAD-dependent DNA ligase LigA encodes MADKSSSIFELISDLRNELNQHNYNYYVLDKPTISDLEFDQKLKQLQDLEASNPEYFDVNSPTQRVGGTITKNFNTVTHENRMYSLENSYSKEDLIDWENRIQRILGNVAVAYVCELKYDGASISITYENGLLTKAVTRGDGFQGDDVTNNVKTIKSVPLKLKGNFPEKFDIRGEIILPIEGFEKMNAELIDIGETPYSNPRNTASGSLKLQDSAQVAKRPLDCLLYNIVGANNFFKTHETSLQAARNFGFKVPNESKLVKNMQEVFDFIAYWDTNRHHLPYEIDGIVIKVNDLFQQEELGYTAKNPRWAIAYKFKAEQAVTQLESISYQVGRTGAITPVANLQPVQLAGTIVKRASLHNADQIEKLDIRVGDTVFVEKGGEIIPKIVGVDTTKRTTNSNPTQYITHCPECNTALIRNEGEAQHYCPNFYECPPQIIGRIEHFISRKAMNIDGLGGETVALLVKNNLIVNYADLYQLTKAAILPLERMAEKSTDNLINGIEASKEIAFEKVLFALGIRFVGETVAKKLANHYKNIDALMQANYDDLVNVDEIGDKIALSIQSFFANDANVEIINRLKKYGLKFEIEAKENTQVSNKFDGLIMVVSGKFEHFSRDEIKEIIEANGGKNGSSITGKTSVVVAGLDMGPAKLEKATKLGIAIWNENEFIEKLNNI; translated from the coding sequence ATGGCAGATAAAAGTAGTAGTATTTTTGAACTTATTTCGGACTTACGAAATGAGTTAAACCAACATAATTACAATTATTATGTTTTGGATAAACCTACAATTTCTGATTTAGAATTTGATCAAAAACTTAAACAACTTCAGGATTTAGAAGCAAGTAATCCTGAGTATTTTGATGTAAATTCGCCAACACAGCGTGTAGGTGGTACTATTACAAAAAATTTTAACACAGTAACCCATGAAAATAGAATGTATTCTTTGGAAAATTCGTATTCAAAAGAAGATTTAATTGATTGGGAAAATAGAATTCAACGTATATTAGGTAATGTAGCAGTAGCGTATGTTTGTGAATTAAAATACGATGGTGCTTCAATATCAATCACTTATGAAAATGGTTTGCTAACCAAAGCGGTTACTCGCGGAGATGGTTTTCAGGGCGATGATGTAACTAATAATGTAAAAACTATAAAATCGGTTCCATTAAAATTAAAAGGAAACTTTCCTGAAAAATTTGATATACGTGGCGAAATTATTTTGCCAATTGAAGGTTTTGAAAAAATGAATGCCGAACTTATAGATATTGGCGAAACACCATATTCAAATCCCCGTAATACGGCATCGGGTAGTTTAAAATTACAAGATAGCGCGCAAGTGGCAAAACGCCCTTTAGATTGTTTGTTATATAATATTGTAGGTGCTAACAATTTTTTTAAAACACATGAAACTTCGTTGCAAGCAGCTAGAAACTTTGGATTTAAAGTTCCAAATGAATCAAAGTTGGTAAAAAACATGCAAGAAGTTTTTGATTTTATTGCGTATTGGGATACAAACCGCCACCATTTGCCTTACGAAATTGACGGGATTGTTATTAAAGTTAACGATTTATTTCAACAAGAAGAACTAGGTTATACAGCCAAAAATCCACGTTGGGCCATTGCTTATAAATTTAAAGCCGAACAAGCTGTCACGCAGTTAGAATCAATTTCTTATCAAGTAGGTAGAACAGGTGCTATTACACCCGTTGCAAATTTGCAACCTGTACAGCTTGCTGGTACTATAGTTAAAAGAGCGTCGTTACATAATGCCGATCAAATTGAAAAACTAGATATACGTGTTGGCGATACCGTTTTTGTTGAAAAAGGAGGCGAAATTATTCCAAAAATTGTTGGAGTAGATACAACTAAACGTACAACAAATAGTAATCCAACACAGTATATTACCCATTGTCCTGAATGTAATACAGCTTTAATCCGAAACGAGGGCGAAGCACAACATTATTGTCCTAATTTTTACGAATGTCCGCCACAAATTATTGGAAGAATAGAGCATTTTATTAGTAGAAAAGCTATGAATATTGATGGTTTAGGTGGTGAAACAGTTGCTTTGTTGGTAAAGAATAATTTAATTGTAAATTATGCCGATTTATATCAGTTAACAAAAGCAGCTATTTTGCCTTTAGAGCGTATGGCTGAAAAGTCGACAGATAATTTAATAAATGGTATAGAAGCATCAAAAGAAATTGCATTTGAAAAAGTACTTTTTGCCTTAGGAATACGATTTGTTGGTGAAACAGTAGCCAAAAAATTAGCAAATCATTATAAAAATATAGATGCATTAATGCAAGCAAATTACGATGATCTGGTAAATGTTGATGAAATTGGCGATAAAATTGCATTAAGCATTCAATCTTTTTTTGCAAATGATGCTAATGTAGAAATAATTAATAGATTGAAAAAATACGGCTTAAAATTTGAAATTGAAGCGAAAGAAAACACTCAAGTTTCTAATAAATTCGATGGTTTAATTATGGTTGTTTCGGGTAAATTTGAACATTTTTCAAGAGATGAAATTAAAGAAATTATTGAAGCAAACGGTGGGAAAAACGGTAGTTCAATTACAGGAAAAACATCGGTTGTAGTGGCAGGATTAGACATGGGACCTGCTAAATTAGAAAAGGCTACTAAATTAGGAATTGCAATTTGGAACGAAAATGAATTTATTGAAAAATTGAATAATATTTAA
- a CDS encoding DUF6495 family protein: protein MKYARLTKEQLEELHVEFSNFLASQQIDKAEWDQLKIDKPEIVEQELDVFSDLVWEGVLKTAKYIEHFSASHIFLFQFDETDIDTIVLKTNNKDINFLTEEGLQWLGNNLGSNDVEIRYGAKKFGLDRNTEIFDIIKQGGILSQGELYEQIKIFLGK, encoded by the coding sequence ATGAAATACGCACGTTTAACAAAAGAACAATTAGAGGAGTTACATGTTGAATTTTCTAATTTTTTAGCTTCGCAACAAATTGATAAAGCAGAATGGGATCAGTTAAAAATAGATAAACCTGAAATTGTTGAGCAAGAATTAGATGTTTTTTCGGACTTGGTATGGGAAGGTGTTTTAAAAACTGCAAAATACATTGAACATTTTTCTGCAAGTCATATTTTTTTATTTCAGTTTGATGAAACTGACATTGATACAATTGTATTGAAAACTAATAATAAAGATATTAATTTTTTAACAGAAGAAGGACTTCAATGGCTTGGTAATAATTTAGGTAGTAACGATGTTGAAATAAGATATGGAGCAAAAAAATTTGGATTAGATAGAAATACAGAAATTTTTGATATAATTAAACAAGGCGGAATTTTAAGCCAAGGTGAATTATATGAGCAAATTAAAATTTTTTTAGGTAAGTAA
- the dnaB gene encoding replicative DNA helicase translates to MEQEKVVNTNFKINQNIVTLEKGKIPPQAIDLEEAVLGAMMIDKKGVDEAIDILKPDAFYKDAHKHIYEAIEMLFKASQPIDILTVSTQLRKNGKLDLIGGDFYLINLTQKIASSAHIEFHSRIILQKFIQRSLIKISSEIIEDAYDESSDIFELLDQAESKLYDVTQGNIKKSTETAQSLVAQAKKRIEEIGKREGLSGLPTGFHKLDGLTSGWQPSDLIIIAARPGMGKTAFVLSMARNIAIDANKGVAFFSLEMSSVQLITRLISSETGLSSEKLRTGKLEQHEWEQLNVKVKDLEKAPLFIDDTPSLSIFDLRAKARRLKSQYDIQLIVIDYLQLMTAGGNGKGGGNREQEISTISRNLKGLAKELDIPVIALSQLSRAVETRGSSKRPLLSDLRESGAIEQDADIVSFIYRPEYYKIDVWDDEEQSPTEGQAEFIVAKHRNGGLDNIRLKFLGKFGKFDNLDDAFMPFDEFPSSMNDRQTISDLPPGEQIFGSSFSDDNDVPF, encoded by the coding sequence ATGGAACAAGAGAAAGTTGTAAATACAAATTTTAAAATTAATCAAAATATTGTAACCCTAGAAAAAGGGAAAATTCCACCGCAAGCTATTGATTTAGAAGAAGCTGTGTTGGGCGCAATGATGATTGATAAAAAAGGTGTTGATGAAGCGATAGACATTTTAAAGCCCGATGCATTTTACAAAGATGCACATAAGCATATTTATGAAGCTATTGAAATGTTATTTAAAGCTAGTCAACCAATTGATATCTTAACAGTTTCTACCCAATTGCGTAAAAACGGGAAGCTAGATTTAATTGGCGGCGATTTTTATTTAATTAATTTAACTCAAAAAATTGCATCTTCGGCGCATATTGAATTCCATTCACGTATTATTTTACAAAAATTCATTCAACGCAGTTTAATTAAAATTTCATCAGAAATAATTGAAGATGCATATGATGAATCATCTGATATTTTTGAACTTTTAGATCAAGCTGAATCTAAACTTTACGACGTTACTCAAGGAAATATTAAGAAAAGTACCGAAACCGCTCAATCATTAGTTGCACAAGCAAAAAAAAGAATTGAAGAAATTGGTAAACGCGAAGGTTTATCGGGTTTACCAACTGGTTTTCATAAATTAGATGGATTAACATCAGGTTGGCAACCGTCAGATTTAATTATTATTGCTGCACGTCCGGGTATGGGTAAAACAGCTTTTGTACTATCAATGGCGCGAAACATAGCTATTGACGCCAATAAAGGAGTAGCATTTTTTTCGTTAGAAATGTCAAGTGTTCAGTTAATTACGCGTTTAATTTCATCTGAAACAGGTTTGTCTTCAGAAAAATTACGTACAGGAAAACTAGAACAACACGAATGGGAACAGCTAAACGTAAAAGTAAAAGATTTAGAAAAAGCTCCTTTGTTTATAGATGACACCCCTTCATTATCTATTTTTGATTTACGTGCAAAAGCCCGCAGATTAAAATCTCAATACGACATACAATTAATAGTAATAGATTATTTGCAGTTAATGACTGCAGGCGGAAATGGTAAAGGCGGTGGTAATCGTGAGCAAGAAATCTCAACAATTTCACGTAACTTAAAAGGTTTGGCTAAAGAATTAGATATTCCGGTAATTGCACTTTCGCAGTTATCGCGTGCGGTTGAAACACGTGGTTCATCTAAACGTCCGTTATTGTCTGATTTACGTGAATCGGGAGCAATTGAGCAAGATGCCGATATTGTATCGTTTATTTATAGACCTGAATATTATAAAATTGATGTTTGGGACGATGAAGAACAAAGCCCAACCGAAGGTCAGGCTGAATTTATTGTTGCAAAACACCGTAACGGTGGTTTGGATAACATTCGATTAAAATTCTTAGGTAAATTTGGTAAGTTTGATAATTTAGATGATGCTTTTATGCCATTTGATGAGTTTCCTTCAAGTATGAATGACCGACAAACTATTAGCGATTTGCCGCCTGGCGAACAAATATTTGGCAGTAGTTTTAGTGATGATAACGATGTTCCTTTTTAA